One Streptococcus gallolyticus subsp. gallolyticus DSM 16831 DNA window includes the following coding sequences:
- the cls gene encoding cardiolipin synthase, translating to MEVMIIENKNKDKAMRLLDKSRRSFLRGIFSRTTVISVLLILQLFFLIASFAWLDQYRIWMEIIERALAITAVLYLVNSEMDALSRVTWLILVMIAPLLGSLFLIYTKLDWGYRGLKQRMNELVDSSAKYLPDNQEILKVLKGNTSTTYHLVQYFDRSRGNFPAYQNTEVTYFPIGEAFFEELKKQLLKAEKYIFMEFFIIAEGVMWGEILSILEQKVKEGVEVRVLYDGMIEFSTLSFDYTQRLKKLGIQAKAFSPISPFISTYYNYRDHRKIIVIDGKVGFTGGVNLADEYINKLERFGHWKDTAIMLEGEAVNSFVVLFLQMWSVTEKELVIEPYLVEHDKSRRANGYVIPYGDSPLDTDKVGENVYIDILNHARDYVYIMTPYLILDSEMEHAICFAAERGVDVRIIMPGIPDKPIPYALAKTYFSKLMRSGVKIYLYKPGFVHAKVFISDDSKAVVGTINLDYRSLYHHFECATYMYKVDAIQDIYKDCMQTLKDCKRVTPEMVNNRPAHEKIIGLLVKTIAPLM from the coding sequence ATGGAGGTTATGATTATCGAAAATAAAAACAAAGATAAGGCTATGCGCTTGTTGGACAAGAGCCGACGTAGTTTTCTTCGAGGGATTTTTAGTCGAACAACCGTTATTTCTGTTCTCTTGATACTGCAACTATTTTTCTTGATAGCTTCCTTTGCTTGGCTTGATCAATACCGCATTTGGATGGAAATTATCGAGCGTGCTTTGGCTATTACAGCTGTTTTGTATTTGGTAAATAGTGAAATGGATGCTCTCTCGCGCGTCACATGGCTGATTTTGGTTATGATTGCGCCATTATTGGGGTCACTTTTTCTCATTTACACTAAACTTGACTGGGGCTATCGTGGGCTCAAGCAACGAATGAACGAATTGGTTGATAGCAGTGCTAAATATTTGCCAGACAATCAAGAGATTTTGAAAGTTTTAAAAGGTAACACATCGACGACCTATCATTTGGTACAATATTTTGACCGCAGCCGTGGAAATTTCCCAGCTTATCAAAATACAGAGGTCACTTATTTTCCGATTGGCGAAGCTTTTTTTGAAGAATTAAAAAAACAGCTACTTAAAGCCGAAAAGTACATTTTTATGGAATTTTTCATCATCGCTGAAGGAGTTATGTGGGGGGAAATTCTTAGTATTCTCGAGCAAAAAGTGAAAGAAGGCGTTGAAGTTCGTGTTCTTTATGACGGCATGATTGAATTTTCAACCTTGTCTTTTGACTACACACAACGTTTGAAAAAACTAGGAATTCAAGCAAAGGCATTTTCACCGATTTCACCATTTATCTCGACTTATTATAATTACCGTGACCACCGAAAAATCATTGTTATCGACGGTAAAGTCGGCTTCACAGGTGGCGTGAATTTGGCAGATGAATACATTAATAAATTAGAACGTTTTGGTCATTGGAAAGATACTGCAATCATGCTTGAGGGCGAAGCTGTTAACAGTTTTGTCGTGCTTTTCTTGCAAATGTGGTCTGTAACCGAAAAAGAATTGGTTATTGAACCTTATCTAGTTGAACATGATAAATCAAGGCGTGCCAACGGCTATGTCATTCCTTACGGAGATTCTCCTTTGGATACCGATAAAGTAGGAGAAAATGTTTATATCGACATCCTCAATCACGCCAGAGATTACGTTTATATCATGACACCTTACCTGATTTTGGATAGTGAAATGGAGCATGCTATCTGCTTTGCAGCTGAACGTGGTGTAGATGTCCGAATTATTATGCCAGGAATTCCTGACAAACCAATTCCATATGCTCTAGCTAAGACTTATTTCAGCAAACTCATGCGCTCTGGTGTTAAAATTTACCTTTATAAACCAGGTTTTGTTCATGCTAAAGTCTTTATTAGCGATGATAGCAAGGCTGTTGTTGGGACAATTAACCTTGATTACCGTAGTTTGTATCACCATTTTGAATGTGCTACCTATATGTACAAAGTTGATGCCATTCAAGATATTTATAAGGACTGTATGCAAACTCTAAAAGACTGCAAACGTGTTACCCCTGAAATGGTTAACAACCGCCCAGCACACGAAAAAATCATCGGACTCCTTGTCAAAACCATCGCACCGTTGATGTAG
- a CDS encoding aspartate-semialdehyde dehydrogenase, whose protein sequence is MGYTVAVVGATGAVGTRMIQQLEQSTLPIDKVRLLSSSRSAGKVLKYKGQDVTVELTTEDSFEGVDIALFSAGGSVSAKFAPYAVKAGAVVVDNTSYFRQNPDVPLVVPEVNAHALDAHNGIIACPNCSTIQMMVALEPVRQKWGLSRIIVSTYQAVSGAGQSAINETIREIKEVVNDGAEPKDVHADILPCGGDKKHFPIAFNALAQIDVFTNNDYTYEEMKMTNETKKIMEEPDLPVSATCVRVPVLFSHSESVYIETKEVAPIEEVKAAIAAFPGAVLEDDVANQVYPQAANAVGKRETFVGRIRKDLDVENGIHMWVVSDNLLKGAAWNSVQIAETLHERGLVHPTKELKFELK, encoded by the coding sequence ATGGGCTATACAGTCGCTGTCGTTGGTGCCACAGGCGCCGTTGGAACTCGCATGATTCAACAATTAGAACAATCAACACTCCCTATTGACAAAGTACGTCTTTTGTCATCTTCACGTTCTGCTGGAAAAGTATTGAAGTATAAGGGACAAGATGTTACTGTTGAATTGACAACCGAAGATTCATTTGAAGGCGTTGATATTGCTCTTTTCTCTGCAGGTGGTTCTGTGTCAGCAAAATTCGCTCCATATGCTGTTAAAGCAGGAGCAGTTGTTGTCGATAACACATCATATTTCCGTCAAAATCCAGATGTGCCACTTGTCGTACCTGAAGTCAATGCTCACGCTTTGGATGCTCACAACGGTATCATTGCTTGTCCAAACTGTTCAACTATCCAAATGATGGTTGCTTTGGAACCTGTCCGCCAAAAATGGGGCTTGAGCCGTATTATCGTCTCAACATACCAAGCCGTATCTGGCGCAGGTCAATCAGCTATTAACGAAACTATTCGTGAAATCAAAGAAGTAGTCAATGACGGTGCTGAACCAAAAGATGTTCACGCTGATATTTTGCCATGCGGTGGTGATAAGAAACACTTCCCAATCGCATTTAACGCTCTTGCGCAAATTGATGTCTTTACTAACAATGACTACACTTACGAAGAAATGAAAATGACAAACGAAACGAAGAAAATTATGGAAGAACCAGACCTTCCAGTTTCTGCAACTTGTGTTCGTGTGCCAGTTCTTTTCTCTCATTCCGAATCTGTTTACATCGAAACAAAAGAAGTAGCACCAATTGAAGAAGTTAAAGCGGCAATTGCTGCCTTCCCAGGAGCTGTCCTTGAAGATGATGTTGCTAATCAAGTTTACCCACAAGCTGCTAATGCTGTTGGCAAACGCGAAACATTCGTTGGTCGTATCCGTAAAGACTTAGACGTTGAAAATGGTATCCATATGTGGGTTGTTTCAGACAACCTTCTTAAAGGTGCAGCATGGAATTCTGTTCAAATTGCTGAAACTCTCCATGAACGTGGTCTTGTACACCCAACTAAAGAACTTAAATTTGAACTCAAATAA